The genomic window ACAGCGGTCAGTTGCGGGACCAGCGTCGAAGCCATCCGGCGATCCCCTTCCGGATGGCTCGCCTGGACCCCGATTTTCCAGCGATCGTCCCGCGGATCCGGCGCCACGCGAACCGTAATCACGGACTCACCGGGTTGCAGCGGCACGGCGGCAAACCACTCCGGACCGGCCGTATCAGCCGGCCACCAGGCGCTGTACGCCACGCGGAATCGCCCCTGCTCGGGCACCCGCACGCGGACCCGCCACGTCAGCGGTTCGTCTGACCGCAACCGCACCGCGACGACCTGATCGGCGGGATGCTCGCCCAGATCGCCGACTTCCCGCCGCAACCGTGCCAGTTCCGCCTCGGCCGATCGCATTCGCTGCAAACTGACCACGTTGCCGCACACCAAAGCGACCACCAACGTCGCCAGCAAGCTTTCGCGGAGGCTGAACCGAAAGCGTCGGCCGCGTGAAGGCGCGATGGGCGGTTCTGGAGGTGTGTCGAGCGACATTGAATTATCGAATCTGTAAGAAAGAAGCCCACCCGTCCAAACTCTGGCGAGTTCGGCTACGGCTCGTTCGGCTACGGATTGACGATCCGCTTAGCGGTCCAGCCACATGCTTCCAATATGGCCTATCAGCGGGATCTCCAGCCCATCGTAGGCCAGTCCCACGCCGTCGGGCAGCTCTTCTTGCAGGGCTTCGTAGCCCAAATCGTGCGAAACGTGGGTCAGCAGCGTCCGCTGAGCCCCTACGTTTCGGGCTACTTCAATGGCCTCTTGCAAGCCGAAGTGGGTCGGGTGGGGCTCGTGCCGCAGCGCATCGATGACAAAGGTTTGGACGCCCTGCAACCGCTTCATGGTGGCTTCGGGAATATTGTTGGTGTCGGTGCAGTAGGCGAAGTCACCGATGCGGAATCCCAACACCTGGGTTGCGCCGTGATGCAAACGCAGGGGCGTGACCGTGGCACCAAGCACCTCAAAAGCCTGACTTTCGTGGATCTCGCGGGTCTCCAGTTGCGGTCGAGCCCCCGGATGCGTGACCGGAGACTCGAAAAACGCGTAGTTATAAGAGTGCCGAATGCGGCGTTCGACCGACTCCTCGCAGTACAAGGGCACCGGATGGCCCAGATAGAACGGAAATAAACGCAGGTCATCCAGCCCAAACAGGTGGTCCGCGTGGGAGTGGGTATAAGCCACCGCGTGTACGATCCCCACGTCCTCCCGCAGCAATTGCGTGCGGAGGTCCGGCGGGGTGTCGATCAGCAAATTTCCCTGGGGAAGTCCCAAAACAATCGCGCACCGTGTCCGCTGGTCCCGCGGGTGTCCGCCCGTGCAGACCGCGCAGTCACAGCCCAGAGCGGGCACGCCGACGCTGGTGCCGGTGCCCAAAAACACGATTTTTCCAGTGATTTCACGGGTTTTGGGCAGTTTGAGGGTGCCGGAAATGATCGCCGGGGTTTCGTCATCAAGGTCGCTATTCATTAAATTTCCGTCTCACGAGGGTGCACCTTCCGAATATGGGGCAAACCTGCAATACTTTGCGATTCGTTTCGCACCCATGCCATCAACTGATAGCATCCCGGATTCAAAGAGGATTTTATAGGAATGTTGAAGAACTTTTCGCCGCAAGGATTGGGGATCACTGGTCGCCAAAGCGAACTGATTGAACTGGCCCTGACGTACGCGTTTCGCGGCATGGAAGTCAATATGATGGACATGCTCAAGCGAAGCCAACGCACAAGCTTCGAAGATGCCGCCAAATATCTTCGCGCCGCCGAAATCAAAATTGGCAGCTTCGACACCGGTGTCGACCTGGATTGCAGCGACGATGAGTTTGCCACGCAACTCGCACAAGTGCATCCCCTGGCCGAAGTCGCCCAGCAGTTGGAAGCCGATTTGGCGACGCTGCGCTTGCCCTCCGCGACGGATGTGGCCGCATTCCCGGAATTCTTCGAAACTGTCACCAAGCGAATCAATCAGATCGCCGCCGTGTTGGCCGAAAAGAACATTCGTTTGGCCCTGTCGTTCGCTGCCGGCGCCGACAAGGTTGAAGGCAAGCAGTACCCGTTCGTCAACACCGTGGAAAGTTTCCTCGCGGTGGTCAAGAACGTGTCGGCCGACAACGTGGGCTACGTCATCGATACCTGGGACTGGCATGTCGGTGGCGGCAACCTGGACCAGATTAAATCGGTTCCCACCGACAAGATCTTCGCGGTTCGCTACGGTGAATTGACCGAAGACGCCACGCCGGACAGCGCCAAGAGCGCCGATCGGATTCTGCCCACCGTCGAAGGACCGCTGAATCACGTTGAATTGACCAAGTACTTGGCCGAAGCCAACGTGGACGCGCCGATCATGCCTACCGCTTCGGGAGCTCAGTACAAAGAGCGTACTCGCGAAGCGACCGTGAACGCCGCCCAAGAAGCGATCGACGCCATCTTCGAAGGCGCCGGTTTGCCCGTCCCGCCGCGACCCATGGATCTGGTTTCGTCGATGCCCTACGAACCCACCCCCATGAACTAGTCAGCGTCCCGCGGGGCGACGCCACTTCACCCTCCCCCCGGGAGGGGCGAGCGTCAGCGAGGGGAGGGTTTTTCGGCTGCGGAAAACGCCCCTAACGACCTGTAAGTCTAACGAGCCCTCCCCGTTCGTTCATCGCGACCCTCCCAGGGGGAGGGTGAATTGGGTTGGTGCAACTTGTGTAGACACCAATGCCCAGGGGGAGGTCGAATTGCTCGCGCTATTTCAGTCCCACCGACAGCCAACCGTCACGGGCCGTGATCGTGCGGGGATAGATGGTCAGCCCGCCGACTTCCTCAAGCGGCAACTCGATGGGCCGATTCAGGATTGCCGGGGGAAAGGCGTTGCGGAAGGCGATTTGGATATTGCGTTTGATCGCCACTTGCGTGACGCTCAACCGGCCTCGACCAGGAAATGCGACGTCCACGTCGCCCTGACGCAGCAGGTAGACCTTGTCCTCGAAATACGTTGGCTTGTAAACGGCCGTGATTTCGACGGATCGATCCAGTTCCCGCGAAGCTTGGCTGAATCGTCTGCCTCGCACGCCCACTCGCAGCGTGTCGTCGCGAGCTTCGAAAATCAAGGGACGGAAACCGGCGAATTCAATTTCAAAAGACTCCAACGCTTCCGCGTCGATCGGCTGATCGTCCTCCATCGGCGGCGGCGTCACGAACGGTTCCGGCAACGGTTTCTCCTCATCCTCGGGCGACCGCAAGCCGTCCAGCAGCGACTCGATCTGCTCGCGGTTCATCGTGCGGCCCGCCAACACCTGCGACGCCACGTTGTCGATCGCCGATTCGTGGAATTGAGCACCAATATAGGTGTCGGAGCTCAACCCCGGAGGCGTGGTCAACGCCAGCACTTGGTCCGGTTCGGCTTGTCGCAGATCGACGTACACAAATGAGTCGCTGGCGTACATCTGTCGCGTCGGCACCGAAACGTCGAGTCGTCCAAAGGTCTTTTCGATGTCGTTCATCGGCAACTCCAGAGAGCGGCCGGCAAACCGCGACGTCTCGCGGTCGAATTCGCCGCCCACTTGCTGTTGCAGCTTCCGCACCGAGATCTGTTCCGCTCGCGGCTTCTGCTCGGCCGCGCGCCGCGAAGCGATCTTGCGGACCAGCCGTAAGCGATGATTGACCCGTTGAATATTGGTGTTCAGTTGAGCCTCGGCATACGTGGGCTCCAACTGAATGCCTTGTTCGCTGACCAGCAAGGTTCGGCGAGCCATCACGTTGCCGTGCGAAAGCGTGTTTAAGCTGACCGGGCCGTTGTAGCCGGTGTTGCGGGCCGTGAAATTGCCCATCATGGACAGCTGAATGCGGACGGTGTCGTACGAGGGAACCAAATTCGCCTGCACCGAACCGATCAGCGTGGCGTTGCCGATCACTCGGGTTCCCAGGATACAATCGTTCACCGGCTGCGTCCGATTGATCGACCGCGAGGCGATGCGATTGATTAACGGTTCTCCGATCATCAACCGAATGTTGGGCTGCGAAAATTTGCCGCGAAGGATCGACAAGACGGCGTCGTCCTGGCCGGCTTCGTCCAACAAGTCCAACACGACGGACAGTGACGCAGCGTCTTCGGCTTCGGGCACATCCTGCATTTCCCGCATTCGTGCGGCTAACTTGTCCAGTTGCCCCGCCAGGATCTCGATCGTGCGGTCACGGCGGCGAAAGCGAGCGGCCGATTCCAACCGCCGTAGCGACCGACGCAATCGACGCATCGCCGGCAGGT from Roseimaritima ulvae includes these protein-coding regions:
- a CDS encoding MBL fold metallo-hydrolase, producing MNSDLDDETPAIISGTLKLPKTREITGKIVFLGTGTSVGVPALGCDCAVCTGGHPRDQRTRCAIVLGLPQGNLLIDTPPDLRTQLLREDVGIVHAVAYTHSHADHLFGLDDLRLFPFYLGHPVPLYCEESVERRIRHSYNYAFFESPVTHPGARPQLETREIHESQAFEVLGATVTPLRLHHGATQVLGFRIGDFAYCTDTNNIPEATMKRLQGVQTFVIDALRHEPHPTHFGLQEAIEVARNVGAQRTLLTHVSHDLGYEALQEELPDGVGLAYDGLEIPLIGHIGSMWLDR
- a CDS encoding TIM barrel protein produces the protein MLKNFSPQGLGITGRQSELIELALTYAFRGMEVNMMDMLKRSQRTSFEDAAKYLRAAEIKIGSFDTGVDLDCSDDEFATQLAQVHPLAEVAQQLEADLATLRLPSATDVAAFPEFFETVTKRINQIAAVLAEKNIRLALSFAAGADKVEGKQYPFVNTVESFLAVVKNVSADNVGYVIDTWDWHVGGGNLDQIKSVPTDKIFAVRYGELTEDATPDSAKSADRILPTVEGPLNHVELTKYLAEANVDAPIMPTASGAQYKERTREATVNAAQEAIDAIFEGAGLPVPPRPMDLVSSMPYEPTPMN